The Pseudomonas protegens genome contains the following window.
CAAGGTCACCTACCGCCCCGGTGCAGGGCCTCCGGTGATCTCCTTCAAGGAGGCAGAAACATGAAACGGCAACAATGCTACAGCTGCGGCGCCCCGACCGGCATGCTGGCCTTCGAGCAGCGCAGCGAGCTCATCGACTACCGGCACCTGCAGCGTCACCTCCATGGCCTGGCGGGCTGGGAATGCCAGGAATGCGGTGAAGTCGAATTCGACGCCGCCAGTGCAGAACGCTACGCCGCCGCGGGCGACCAATTGCTGGAGGAGTACCGGCAAAGCGTCGCCACCGACATCAAGCGCATCCGCCGCAAGCTGCACCTCTCGCAGAAGGAAGCGGTCAAACTGCTGTCCGGCGGCGGGCACAATGCCTTTTCCCGCTACGAGCGCGGCGAAGTCGGCGTGCCCCAACCGCTGTATGTGCTGATGCGCCTGCTGGATCGCCACCCACGGTTGATGAAGGACGTACTGGAGCTGGGCGAGTCACGGCCGGCGCCCTCGACCTTGGGCGCCCCCGCCGAACCACAGCTCGGCGCTGCCGGCGGTTGAACGCCGGGCAAAAATAAACCCGGAGCCAGTCCGGGTTTATCGTCAGCGCGGGCCCTGGATCAGGATCAATGCAGGATCTGGCTCAGGAACAGCTTGGTGCGATCGTTCTGCGGGTTGTCGAAGAAGTCGTTCGGTGCCGCCTGTTCGACGATCTCGCCCTTGTCCATGAAGATCACCCGGTTGGCCACGGTGCGGGCAAAGCCCATTTCGTGGGTCACGCAGAGCATGGTCATGCCGTCTTCGGCCAGGCCGATCA
Protein-coding sequences here:
- a CDS encoding type II toxin-antitoxin system MqsA family antitoxin, translated to MKRQQCYSCGAPTGMLAFEQRSELIDYRHLQRHLHGLAGWECQECGEVEFDAASAERYAAAGDQLLEEYRQSVATDIKRIRRKLHLSQKEAVKLLSGGGHNAFSRYERGEVGVPQPLYVLMRLLDRHPRLMKDVLELGESRPAPSTLGAPAEPQLGAAGG